A region of the Blattabacterium cuenoti genome:
ACCTAAAAAACCGCAATGAAATCCAAATCCTAAAGCAGGGGAAGATTCAGGACTAAAAGTAAAAGCAGCATCGTTTAATTGCAATTTTTCCATAGAAGAACGTAATTCTTCGTATTTATCAGAATTTACCGGATAAATACTAGAAAAAACCATAGGTTTTACTTCTTCAAATCCACTTATGGCTTTTGAAGCCGGATACTTAGCATCTGTAATAGTATCTCCTACTTTTACTTCATAGGGATTTTTTACTCCAGAAACTACATATCCAACATCTCCTGTTCCAATTCTATTTTTAGAAATACGTTTTAATTTAAGTGTTCCTATTTCATAGGCGCAATAAATTTTTCCTGTAGACATAAAACGTAATTTTTGTCCTTTTTGTATACATCCATTCTTTACTCTAAAATACGACAATACTCCAGTAAAAGGATTGTATAAAGAATCAAAAATCATGGCTTGTAGAGGAGCTTTTGGATCACCTTTTGGAGGAGGAATCCGTTTGACTATTTGATCTAAAACTTCCTTAATTCCCAATCCATTTTTAGCACTAACAGAAAGAATATCTTCTGATTTGCATTTTACTAGTTCTATAATTTCTTCTACGCATTCAGACCTTGAATGAGATAAGTCTATTTTATTTAAAATGGGGATAATCACAAGATTTTTTTTCAATGCTAAATAAAGATTAGATATCGTTTGAGCTTGTACACTCTTAGTGCAATCTACAACAAGTAGGGCCCCTTCACAAGCTGCAATGGAACGTGATACTTCACTAGAAAAATCTACATGTCCGGGAGTATCTATTAAATTAAGTATGTAGACTTTACTTTTATATCTATATTCCATTTGTACAGCATGACTTTTAATAGTAATTCCACGTTCTCTTTCTAAATCCATATCATCAAGTAACTGATCTTGGGATCCTCCTGAAACTGTTTTTGTAAATTCTAACAAACGATCTGCTAGAGTACTCTTTCCATGATCTATGTGAGCAATGATACAAAAATTACGAATATAATCTATTATCATCGTTTTTTGATGTTTATTATGAAGACCTTGAAGGGATTCGAACCCATTCCATAGGAACCGGAATCCTATATTCTA
Encoded here:
- the lepA gene encoding translation elongation factor 4 yields the protein MDYIRNFCIIAHIDHGKSTLADRLLEFTKTVSGGSQDQLLDDMDLERERGITIKSHAVQMEYRYKSKVYILNLIDTPGHVDFSSEVSRSIAACEGALLVVDCTKSVQAQTISNLYLALKKNLVIIPILNKIDLSHSRSECVEEIIELVKCKSEDILSVSAKNGLGIKEVLDQIVKRIPPPKGDPKAPLQAMIFDSLYNPFTGVLSYFRVKNGCIQKGQKLRFMSTGKIYCAYEIGTLKLKRISKNRIGTGDVGYVVSGVKNPYEVKVGDTITDAKYPASKAISGFEEVKPMVFSSIYPVNSDKYEELRSSMEKLQLNDAAFTFSPESSPALGFGFHCGFLGLLHMEIVRDRLKREYGISVIITIPNVSYRIFMKKKMMIVNHPSDFPEIEKIQQVEEPYVLVSILTKENFIGSIISLCIGKRGKMIGNQDYLPNGRVNVTFEMPLSEIIFDFYDKLKTISRGYASFDYTFLGYRNSDLKKITVLINHQKVESLSLLVHKNEAFFMAKKICQELSVLIPKHQFSIPIQVSISGKIIARETIKALRKNVIDKCYGGDVSRKRKLLEKQKKGKRKMRKIGKVEIPSSAFMTFLKVKNL